The Candidatus Zixiibacteriota bacterium genome has a segment encoding these proteins:
- a CDS encoding RNA methyltransferase produces MKVESKITSPLSRAELKNIRSLQTKKGRRLEGRFIAEGIRILNEAVRFRFWPEAIYYSHDQIDERGVQLLDTFSDQGVGCRQISTKQLAEISDTETPQGMVGVFLTPEYESEQLFSGRHRIILICDQIADPGNLGTLFRSALAFDATAVILTGSGAEAYAPKVLRASAGTLFGLEIVRLSTTHAVAMSHSNGFTIIAADSEGQPLAQSMESMLTDKKVVIAIGSEAEGLSNEIISSANMTVRIGHSAKVESLNAAVAGSILLKEVYVFLGKEKQNV; encoded by the coding sequence ATGAAAGTCGAATCTAAGATAACATCTCCGCTGAGTCGAGCGGAACTAAAAAATATCCGGAGTCTCCAGACAAAAAAAGGGCGGAGGCTCGAAGGACGATTTATAGCCGAAGGGATACGCATTCTCAACGAAGCCGTTCGCTTCCGGTTTTGGCCTGAGGCTATTTACTACTCACATGACCAGATTGACGAGCGCGGAGTGCAGTTGCTTGACACATTTTCCGATCAGGGAGTGGGATGCCGCCAGATTTCCACCAAACAGCTCGCCGAAATAAGCGATACCGAGACACCGCAGGGGATGGTCGGCGTTTTTCTCACCCCGGAGTACGAGAGCGAACAACTTTTTTCAGGCCGGCATCGTATTATACTTATATGCGATCAGATAGCCGATCCGGGCAACCTTGGGACATTATTCCGATCTGCCCTGGCATTCGATGCCACCGCAGTCATTCTCACCGGAAGCGGGGCTGAAGCCTATGCGCCAAAAGTCCTCCGGGCTTCGGCAGGCACACTTTTCGGGCTGGAGATAGTGCGGCTTTCCACGACACACGCTGTTGCCATGTCCCATTCAAACGGCTTTACAATTATCGCCGCAGACTCTGAAGGACAACCATTGGCACAGAGTATGGAGTCCATGCTGACCGACAAAAAGGTCGTCATTGCGATCGGATCGGAAGCCGAAGGATTATCAAATGAGATAATTAGCTCCGCAAATATGACGGTGCGTATCGGACATAGCGCAAAAGTTGAATCGCTCAATGCCGCCGTCGCCGGGTCGATACTGTTAAAAGAAGTGTATGTATTCCTTGGGAAAGAGAAGCAAAATGTGTAG